One Thunnus maccoyii chromosome 14, fThuMac1.1, whole genome shotgun sequence genomic window carries:
- the LOC121911787 gene encoding cytochrome c oxidase subunit 7A-related protein, mitochondrial-like, protein MYYRLNGVTQRLTGAPAAACSPQGLRPGVPPVSPPAIFASPTKLASETGSQVEYLGANRVPDLQRLFQRSDRLPVHLKGGVIDKLLYRTTMSLTAGGVLYCLVALYFAAQPSDK, encoded by the exons ATGTACTACCGACTGAACGGAGTGACGCAGCGGCTCACCGGAGCTCCCGCCGCCGCCTGCAGCCCGCAG gGTCTGCGTCCAGGTGTCCCACCTGTCAGTCCTCCGGCCATCTTTGCATCTCCGACGAAGCTGGCAtcagaaacaggaagtcaggTTGAGTACCTGGGAGCCAACCGAGTCCCCGACCTGCAGAGACTCTTCCAG AGGTCGGACAGACTCCCGGTCCACCTGAAGGGGGGCGTGATTGACAAGCTGCTGTACCGGACGACCATGAGCCTGACGGCGGGGGGGGTGCTCTACTGCCTGGTGGCACTCTACTTTGCCGCTCAGCCCAGCGACAAGTGA